The following are encoded together in the Anguilla rostrata isolate EN2019 chromosome 19, ASM1855537v3, whole genome shotgun sequence genome:
- the LOC135246069 gene encoding ubiquitin carboxyl-terminal hydrolase 15-like isoform X5 — MAEGGAADLDTQRGEVAALLKTPLRKGDTWYLVDSRWFKQWKKYVGFDSWDKYQMGEQNVYPGPVDNSGLLKDGDVLALKEHLIDELDYILVPTEGWNKLVSWYGLMDSQEPIARKVVEQGMFVKHCKVEVYLTELKLCEDGDMDTVVTRRFSKADTIDTIEKEMRKLFSIPDEKETRLWNKYMSNTFEPLTKPDSTIQDAGLYQGQTTASQEADVRNLQHTVLVIEQKNEDGTWPRGSSASKSSAASNLSTLPKISPSTLSNSYSGFSSRNVKNSNYCLPAYPPYSSYEYPEQSSYRERPGLCGLCNLGNTCFMNSAAQCLSNIPPLTEFFLRDKYQEELNMDNPLGMRGEIAKAYAELAKQVWSGKYSYVTPRPFKTQVGRFAPQFSGYQQQDSHELLAFLLDGLHEDLNRIRKKPYIQLKDAEGRPDKVVAEEAWENHIKRNDSIIVDIFHGLFKSTLVCPVCAKVSVTFDPFCYLTLPLPMKKERTLEVYLVRLDPRAKPTQYKLTVPKVGYIADLCTSLSTLSGVPADKMIVTDIYNHRFHRIFATNENLSSIMERDDIYVFEVAVSRTEDVDHVVIPVHLREKHKQSGYHASALLFGLPFLITVPRSLSEEKFYNLLLLRMCRFLCSSAEEEEEEEEEEESEETPIPKEHGINGNVANGVLEEGSPSEMETDEPDEESSQDQELPSENDNSQSEESVGGDNELENGVGPERTAKGPPPAGQRRRLFAFQFINMGKPDFAYAKDEPRHIRFDEGHLRLSGPISLWTGSPR; from the exons ATGGCGGAGGGAGGAGCGGCTGATCTGGATACACAGCGAGGAGAGGTCGCGGCACTATTGAAAACGCCGCTGAGGAAGGGAGACACTTG GTACTTGGTCGACAGCCGCTGGTTCAAACAGTGGAAGAAATATGTGGGCTTCGACAGCTGGGATAAGTACCAGATGGGGGAGCAGAATGTCTACCCTGGCCCGGTGGACAACTCTGGTCTCCTCAAAG ACGGAGACGTGTTGGCCCTCAAGGAGCACCTCATCGATGAGCTGGACTACATCCTGGTCCCCACGGAGGGCTGGAATAAGCTGGTCAGCTGGTATGGACTCATGGACAGCCAGGAGCCAATAGCGCGCAAG GTGGTGGAGCAGGGCATGTTCGTGAAGCACTGCAAGGTGGAGGTGTACCTGACGGAGCTGAAGCTGTGCGAGGACGGCGACATGGACACCGTGGTGACCCGGAGGTTCAGCAAGGCCGACACCATAG ACACCATCGAGAAGGAGATGAGGAAGCTGTTCAGCATCCCCGACGAGAAGGAGACCCGGCTGTGGAACAAGTACATGAGCAACACCTTCGAGCCGCTCACCAAGCCCGACAGCACCATACAGGACGCCGGGCTCTACCAGGGACAG ACGACAGCTAGCCAGGAAGCCGATGTCCGTAACCTTCAACACACG GTTCTCGTAATAGAGCAAAAAAACGAGGACGGGACCTGGCCCCGGGGCTCTTCGGCGTCCAA GTCCTCCGCCGCCTCCAATCTCTCGACCTTACCAAAGATCTCCCCCTCGACCCTCTCAAACAGTTATAGCGGCTTCAGCAGCAGGAA CGTGAAAAACTCTAACTACTGCCTCCCGGCCTACCCTCCCTATAGCAGCTACGAGTACCCCGAGCAGAGCAGCTACCGCGAGAGGCCCGGCCTGTGCGGCCTCTGCAACCTGGGCAACACCTGCTTCATGAACTCTGCAGCGcag TGCTTGAGCAACATCCCCCCGCTCACCGAGTTCTTCCTGAGGGACAAGTACCAGGAGGAGCTGAACATGGACAACCCGCTGGGCATGCGCGGGGAGATCGCCAAGGCCTACGCCGAGCTCGCCAAGCAGGTGTGGTCGGGGAAGTACAGCTACGTCACCCCCAGGCCTTTCAAG acGCAGGTGGGCCGCTTCGCGCCTCAGTTCTCAGGGTACCAGCAGCAGGACTCCCACGAGCTGCTGGCGTTCCTCCTGGACGGCCTGCACGAGGACCTCAACCGGATCCGGAAGAAGCCCTACATCCAGCTCAAGGACGCCGAGGGCCGGCCCGACAAG GTCGTCGCCGAGGAAGCTTGGGAGAACCACATAAAGAGGAACGACTCCATCATCGTGGACATCTTCCACGGCCTGTTCAAGTCCACGCTGGTGTGCCCCGTCTGCGCCAAGGTCtccgtgacctttgaccccttcTGCTACCTGACGCTCCCGCTGCCCATGAAGAAGGAGCGAACGCTGGAGGTGTACCTGGTGCGGCTGGACCCCCGGGCCAAACCCACGCAG TACAAACTGACAGTGCCCAAGGTGGGCTACATCGCCGACCTCTGCacctccctctccactctctccGGGGTACCCGCCGACAAG ATGATTGTGACGGACATATACAACCACCGGTTCCACCGGATATTCGCCACCAACGAGAACCTGAGCAGCATCATGGAGAGGGACGATATTTACGT GTTCGAGGTGGCGGTGAGCCGGACGGAGGACGTGGACCACGTGGTGATCCCGGTGCACCTGCGGGAGAAGCACAAGCAGTCGGGCTACCACGCCAGCGCGCTGCTCTTCGGCCTGCCCTTCCTCATCACCGTCCCCCGGAGCCTCAGCGAGGAGAAGTTCTacaacctgctgctgctgcgcatgtg CCGGTTCCTGTGCTCCAgcgctgaggaggaggaggaggaagaggaggaggaggagtcggAGGAGACGCCCATCCCGAAAGAGCACGGCATCAACGGCAACGTAGCCAACGGCGTCCTGGAGGAGGGGTCTCCCA GCGAGATGGAGACAGACGAGCCGGACGAGGAGTCCAGCCAGGACCAGGAGCTGCCGTCCGAGAACGACAACAGCCAGTCGGAGGAGTCGGTGGGCGGGGACAACGAGCTGGAGAACGGCGTGGGCCCCGAGCGGACCGCCAAGGGCCCGCCGCCGGCGGGGCAGAGGAGGCGCCTCTTCGCCTTCCAGTTCATCAACATGGGCAAGCCGGACTTCGCCTACGCCAAGGACGAGCCCCGCCACATCCGCTTCGACGAGGGCCACCTGCGGCTGAGCG GTCCTATCTCTCTCTGGACTGGGAGCCCGAGATGA
- the slc6a13 gene encoding sodium- and chloride-dependent GABA transporter 2, translating to MKGDAERTDPSNGHGRPLEMVPQTEEKMKERGQWSNKLEFVLSVAGEIIGLGNVWRFPYLCYKNGGGAFFIPYLIFLFTCGIPVFFLETSLGQFTSEGGITCWRKISPLFEGIGYATQVIVALLNFYYIIVLAWGIFYLSFSFSWDLPWSSCNNTWNTESCVEFQRRSDSPNLTMAVNATSPVIEFWERRALRISPGIDQIGHLHWDLAVCLLVAWIMCYFCIWKGVKSTGKVVYFTATFPYVMLVILLIRGVTLPGASRGIQFYLYPDLGRLADPQVWMDAGTQIFFSYAICLGCLTALGSYNKYNNNCYKDCLALCFLNSGTSFVAGFAIFSILGFMSYEQNVPISEVAESGPGLAFIAYPRAVSMMPFSPLWACFFFIMIVLLGLDSQFVCVESLVTAVVDMYPSVFRRKNRRELFILAVAVVSYLIGLIMLTEGGMYIFQLFDYYAASGMCLLFVAVFETVCIAWIYGADRFYDNIEDMIGYRPGPLIKYCWLFFTPATCFGTFAFSLIKYTPLKYNNEYVYPWWGYALGWLLALSSMVCIPLWATYKICTTKGTMRERIHILIQPSGDLPKTKREQEKMLAIFTLDGDNLPPRAEASKDGYLPVLQKDTNC from the exons ATGAAAG GTGACGCGGAGAGAACGGACCCCTCCAACGGCCACGGCCGGCCCCTGGAGATGGTCCCGCAGACGGAGGAGAAGATGAAGGAGAGGGGCCAGTGGAGCAACAAGCTGGAGTTCGTGCTGTCGGTCGCCGGGGAGATCATCGGCCTCGGCAACGTGTGGCGGTTCCCTTACTTGTGCTACAAGAATGGCGGAG GCGCGTTCTTCATCCCCTacctcatcttcctcttcacGTGTGGGATCCCTGTGTTCTTTCTGGAGACGTCTCTGGGCCAGTTCACCAGCGAGGGAGGAATCACCTGCTGGAGGAAGATCAGCCCGCTGTTCGAAG GCATTGGTTACGCCACGCAGGTCATTGTGGCTTTGCTCAACTTCTATTACATCATCGTCCTGGCCTGGGGGATCTTCTACCTGAGCTTCTCCTTCTCGTGGGATCTCCCGTGGTCCTCCTGCAACAACACCTGGAACACGG AATCTTGCGTGGAGTTTCAGAGGAGGAGTGATTCCCCCAACTTAACCATGGCCGTGAATGCTActtcccctgtcattgaattctGGGA ACGGAGGGCCTTGAGGATCTCCCCTGGGATCGACCAGATCGGCCACCTGCACTGGGACCTGGCCGTCTGCCTCCTGGTCGCCTGGATCATGTGCTACTTCTGCATCTGGAAGGGCGTAAAGTCCAcgggaaag GTGGTATACTTCACCGCCACCTTCCCCTACGTCATGCTGGTCATCCTCCTGATCCGCGGGGTCACCCTGCCTGGTGCCTCCAGGGGAATCCAGTTCTACCTGTATCCCGACCTGGGCCGACTGGCCGACCCTCAG gtgtggaTGGATGCTGGAACCCAGATCTTCTTCTCCTACGCCATCTGCCTGGGCTGCCTCACGGCACTGGGGAGCTACAACAAGTACAACAACAACTGCTACAA AGACTGCCTGGCCCTGTGCTTCCTGAACAGCGGCACGAGCTTCGTAGCCGGCTTCGCCATCTTCTCCATCCTGGGCTTCATGTCCTACGAGCAGAACGTTCCCATTTCCGAGGTGGCGGAGTCCG GTCCTGGGCTGGCCTTCATCGCCTACCCGCGCGCGGTGTCCATGATGCCTTTCTCCCCGCTGTGGGCCTGCTTCTTCTTCATCATGATTGTCCTGCTCGGGCTCGACAGCCAG TTTGTGTGCGTGGAGAGCCTGGTGACGGCCGTGGTGGACATGTACCCCTCCGTCTTCCGGAGGAAGAACCGCAGGGAGCTCTTCATCCTGGCCGTGGCCGTCGTCTCCTACCTCATCGGGCTGATCATGCTGACGGAG ggGGGCATGTACATCTTCCAGCTCTTCGATTACTACGCCGCCAGCGGGATGTGCCTCCTGTTCGTGGCTGTTTTCGAAACGGTCTGCATCGCCTGGATTTACG GCGCTGATCGTTTCTATGACAACATTGAAGACATGATCGGCTACCGCCCGGGACCTCTGATCAAATACTGCTGGCTGTTTTTCACCCCCGCCACGTGCTTC GGTACCTTCGCCTTCTCTCTGATCAAATACACGCCTCTGAAGTACAACAACGAGTACGTGTACCCCTGGTGGGGTTACGCCCTGGGCTGGCTCCTGGCCCTCTCCTCCATGGTCTGCATCCCCCTCTGGGCCACCTACAAAATCTGCACTACCAAGGGAACCATGAGAGAG CGCATTCACATTCTCATTCAGCCCTCTGGCGACCTGCCCAAGACTaagagggagcaggagaagaTGCTGGCCATCTTCACCCTCGACGGTGACAACCTGCCCCCGCGGGCGGAGGCCTCCAAAGATGGCTACCTCCCCGTGCTCCAGAAAGACACAAACTGCTAG